In Helicobacter ganmani, a single genomic region encodes these proteins:
- a CDS encoding potassium channel family protein — translation MAFDRLKKFLHWEGTQKPDIDMSGLLYEQLKPFRASFLLIFAGLIISTLGYLVFTDYGLIDAFFQASYTFTTTGFGALDEGEFDDLTIFYTAFVMLAGSLVLSFCVVSVIDILSRGKLIPIIKERNMIYKIARLKNHFIICYHNEYTIQLSQQFREAHIPFVVVDRNDSLEDIAQKYHYPFFINEDPHTEIAMLKCHLSSARGVITLSNNIADNIAQIASVRLYERELGRKPYFIIGNADNNEDEEKLKKLGANYAVSPSKLFAQRVNAMATRPDMENLLERFAYQKDTPLDLEEIVVPRYSWLVLKKLKEAHVREITQTSIVGITQKDGKFISMPNGDTLVTSECKLLVIGTSHGVHLTKQLIFKKDKPEELKYV, via the coding sequence GTGGCTTTTGATAGGCTCAAAAAATTTCTCCATTGGGAAGGTACTCAAAAGCCAGATATTGATATGTCTGGTTTGCTCTATGAGCAATTAAAACCTTTCCGTGCGTCTTTTTTATTAATTTTTGCAGGTTTAATAATCAGCACACTTGGCTATTTAGTCTTTACAGACTATGGTTTAATTGACGCATTTTTTCAGGCTTCTTATACTTTTACTACAACAGGTTTTGGCGCATTAGATGAGGGTGAGTTTGATGACTTGACTATCTTTTATACCGCTTTTGTAATGTTGGCAGGTTCGCTTGTTTTAAGCTTCTGTGTTGTTAGTGTGATTGATATACTTAGTCGGGGAAAACTGATTCCAATTATTAAGGAACGTAATATGATTTACAAAATTGCGCGATTAAAAAATCATTTTATCATTTGTTATCACAATGAATACACGATACAGCTATCACAGCAATTTCGTGAGGCACACATTCCCTTTGTAGTGGTGGATCGTAACGATTCGTTAGAAGATATTGCGCAAAAATATCATTATCCTTTTTTTATTAACGAAGACCCACATACAGAAATTGCAATGCTCAAATGCCATCTTTCTAGTGCGCGTGGGGTGATTACATTGTCCAATAATATTGCAGATAATATTGCTCAAATTGCCTCTGTGAGGCTTTATGAGCGTGAATTGGGGCGCAAACCTTATTTTATTATTGGTAATGCGGATAATAATGAAGATGAGGAAAAGCTTAAAAAACTTGGTGCAAATTACGCTGTGTCTCCCTCAAAGCTGTTTGCTCAAAGAGTTAATGCAATGGCAACGCGCCCAGATATGGAGAATCTTTTGGAGAGATTTGCCTATCAAAAGGATACACCGCTTGATTTAGAAGAAATTGTTGTGCCTCGTTATTCTTGGCTCGTCCTAAAAAAGCTTAAAGAAGCCCATGTGCGTGAGATTACACAGACTTCTATTGTGGGGATTACGCAAAAAGATGGCAAATTTATTTCTATGCCTAATGGGGACACTTTAGTAACAAGCGAATGCAAATTACTTGTGATTGGCACTTCACATGGTGTGCATCTAACAAAACAGCTTATCTTTAAAAAAGATAAGCCAGAGGAGTTAAAATATGTTTAG
- the rpmB gene encoding 50S ribosomal protein L28 produces the protein MARKCFFTGKGPMVGNNVSHANNKTRKRSLPNLRTVRIKLEDGRTMKVRIAASTLRTMKKHS, from the coding sequence ATGGCAAGAAAATGTTTTTTTACAGGTAAAGGTCCAATGGTTGGCAATAATGTAAGCCACGCAAACAATAAGACGAGAAAGCGATCTTTGCCGAATCTAAGAACCGTGAGAATTAAATTAGAAGACGGCAGGACAATGAAAGTAAGAATCGCAGCTTCCACATTGCGCACTATGAAAAAACACTCTTAA
- a CDS encoding NAD(P)-binding domain-containing protein has translation MKEIYDIAIVGGGPGGIASAVESMVLGIKDVILFEKGEGHSTTIRKFYKDKKRVDKDYKGQKVELNGNIYFCDGTKESTLDLFDKIIQENGFEVQFQTEVESIKKEKDYFLIYTAKNTQFKAKFVVISIGKMGQPNKPSYAIPNSIKNLVNFNANSCVDGENILVVGGGNSAVEYACVLSETNPVTLNYRRKEFARINETNQENLDLCFTNGKIQPKLGVDIESLEDQEGKVKVNFTDGTSAIYERVIYAIGGIAPVDFLRKCGVELDADGVPLTDDKHQSSVEGVYIAGDILYKNGGSIAAALNHGFDIVQEIKKQLN, from the coding sequence ATGAAAGAAATTTATGATATTGCAATTGTAGGTGGCGGTCCGGGTGGAATCGCATCGGCAGTAGAATCAATGGTTTTAGGTATTAAAGATGTCATTTTGTTTGAAAAGGGCGAGGGGCATTCTACCACGATTCGCAAGTTTTACAAAGATAAAAAACGCGTAGATAAAGATTACAAAGGACAAAAAGTTGAGTTGAATGGGAACATTTATTTTTGCGATGGCACAAAGGAAAGCACTTTAGATTTATTTGATAAAATCATTCAAGAAAATGGTTTTGAAGTACAATTTCAGACAGAAGTGGAATCTATCAAAAAAGAAAAGGATTATTTTCTTATTTATACTGCCAAAAATACGCAATTTAAAGCGAAATTTGTTGTGATTTCTATCGGAAAAATGGGGCAACCTAACAAACCAAGCTATGCGATTCCAAATAGTATTAAAAATCTCGTCAATTTTAATGCAAATAGTTGTGTAGATGGTGAGAATATTTTAGTTGTTGGTGGAGGAAATTCCGCGGTAGAATATGCGTGTGTGCTTAGTGAAACGAATCCTGTAACTTTAAATTATCGTAGGAAAGAATTTGCAAGAATCAATGAGACAAATCAGGAAAACTTGGATTTGTGTTTTACAAATGGCAAAATTCAGCCCAAACTCGGCGTAGATATTGAAAGCTTAGAAGACCAAGAGGGCAAAGTAAAGGTTAATTTCACCGACGGAACAAGTGCAATATATGAACGTGTAATTTATGCAATTGGAGGAATAGCTCCTGTAGATTTCTTGCGCAAATGTGGTGTAGAATTAGATGCTGATGGTGTTCCTCTCACAGATGACAAACATCAAAGTTCAGTTGAGGGCGTTTATATTGCGGGAGACATTTTATACAAAAATGGTGGTTCTATTGCAGCTGCACTTAATCACGGCTTTGATATTGTGCAGGAAATCAAAAAACAGCTAAATTAA
- the ccoS gene encoding cbb3-type cytochrome oxidase assembly protein CcoS, whose product MNTTMVAVMLATSIVIGLIGLIAFLWGLKSGQFDDEKKMMQGVLFDSEEDLRHAARDNSKKNSKDN is encoded by the coding sequence ATGAATACAACAATGGTTGCCGTAATGCTTGCGACAAGTATTGTGATTGGATTAATCGGTCTGATTGCTTTTTTGTGGGGCTTAAAAAGTGGGCAATTTGATGATGAAAAAAAAATGATGCAAGGCGTTTTGTTTGATAGTGAAGAGGATTTGCGCCACGCAGCAAGGGATAATTCAAAAAAGAATTCAAAGGATAATTAA